One genomic region from Flagellimonas oceani encodes:
- a CDS encoding MerR family transcriptional regulator, whose protein sequence is MHIDLPEKRYYGIGEVAKAFGVNTSLIRFWEKEFDVLQPKKNAKGNRKFTPQDIQNLQLIYHLVKERGFTLEGAKTHLKEEKQKTLSNFEVIQKLQKVKAELLKIKDQL, encoded by the coding sequence ATGCACATAGATCTGCCCGAAAAACGATATTATGGCATTGGCGAAGTGGCCAAAGCCTTTGGGGTAAACACCTCTCTGATTCGTTTTTGGGAGAAGGAGTTTGATGTGCTCCAACCCAAGAAAAATGCCAAGGGCAATCGTAAATTCACGCCCCAGGATATCCAAAACCTTCAATTGATCTATCATTTGGTGAAGGAACGCGGATTTACTTTGGAAGGTGCAAAAACCCATTTAAAGGAAGAGAAACAAAAGACGCTTAGCAATTTCGAGGTCATTCAAAAACTGCAAAAAGTAAAGGCAGAACTCCTCAAAATAAAAGATCAACTGTAA
- a CDS encoding LemA family protein codes for MKKGIIAIIVLGILGVIIVGWYVRTNNNLINMKGQATKQWANVESSYQRRSDLIGNLVKTVQGAADFERETLSDVIEARAKATSTNIYANNLTPEQLAEFQQAQTGLSSALSRLLVTVERYPDLKASQNFLELQSQLEGNENRINVERNRFNDLAGEYNIKIQQIPTNIVASIGNFDSMPLFKSDAGSENAPDVNFEFD; via the coding sequence ATGAAAAAAGGTATCATAGCCATTATTGTCCTAGGGATTTTAGGGGTAATCATTGTGGGTTGGTATGTTAGGACCAACAACAACCTTATCAATATGAAAGGACAGGCCACCAAACAGTGGGCCAACGTGGAGAGCTCTTACCAACGTAGAAGCGATTTGATAGGCAACTTGGTAAAAACCGTTCAGGGCGCAGCCGATTTTGAGCGCGAAACCCTTTCCGATGTTATTGAGGCCAGGGCAAAGGCCACCTCAACAAACATTTATGCAAACAACCTTACGCCAGAGCAATTGGCGGAATTCCAGCAGGCGCAAACAGGTCTTTCATCCGCACTTTCAAGGTTGTTGGTTACCGTGGAGCGATATCCCGATCTGAAAGCAAGTCAAAACTTTTTGGAACTGCAATCGCAATTGGAGGGCAACGAAAACAGAATCAATGTGGAGCGTAACCGTTTCAATGATTTGGCGGGTGAATACAATATCAAAATCCAACAGATCCCTACCAACATTGTTGCGAGTATTGGAAATTTTGATTCCATGCCATTGTTTAAATCCGATGCCGGTTCGGAAAACGCACCCGATGTAAACTTCGAATTTGATTAA
- a CDS encoding M23 family metallopeptidase, with protein sequence MSKVKYYYDPDTLSYRKIEPKKSKRYRNIFLFLLGSALFGFLGLIILLNTRWVNTPKELSLEREVRNYELQYDILNRKMDQLEQVLANIEERDNNIYRLYFEANPIPEEQRRAGFGGVNRYKDLEGFNNSEIIIDATQRLDIIQKQMVIQSKSLDEIAKLAEEKEKLLASIPAIQPVSNEDLTRMASGYGWRSDPFTKARKMHWGMDFTAPRGSPIYATGDGKVVRADNRSSGYGKHVRIDHGYGYISLYGHMSKYNVTVGQKVKRGDLIGFVGSTGRSQAPHVHYEVFKDGERINPINFYYGSLSAEEFDNMLRLANQENQSLD encoded by the coding sequence ATGTCTAAAGTAAAGTACTATTACGATCCGGATACACTTTCGTACCGAAAGATCGAGCCGAAGAAATCCAAACGATACAGGAATATTTTCTTGTTCTTGTTGGGTTCCGCGCTGTTCGGTTTCCTTGGACTCATTATTCTTTTGAATACAAGATGGGTAAACACGCCCAAAGAACTTTCCTTGGAACGCGAAGTTCGCAATTATGAACTCCAATACGATATCCTCAACAGGAAAATGGACCAATTGGAACAGGTTTTGGCCAACATTGAGGAGCGGGACAACAATATCTACCGACTTTATTTTGAGGCCAACCCCATACCTGAGGAACAACGAAGAGCCGGTTTTGGCGGTGTTAACCGATACAAAGATCTTGAAGGCTTCAACAACTCAGAAATTATTATCGATGCCACCCAACGGTTGGACATCATCCAAAAACAAATGGTGATCCAATCCAAATCCTTGGACGAAATTGCCAAGTTGGCCGAAGAAAAAGAAAAACTTTTGGCATCCATTCCTGCAATTCAGCCTGTAAGCAACGAAGATCTTACCCGAATGGCCTCTGGTTATGGTTGGCGTTCCGACCCATTTACCAAAGCACGTAAAATGCACTGGGGAATGGACTTTACCGCTCCGCGGGGCTCACCCATATATGCCACCGGCGATGGAAAGGTCGTCCGTGCGGACAACAGATCTTCCGGTTATGGAAAGCATGTACGTATTGACCATGGTTATGGGTACATTTCGTTGTACGGCCACATGAGCAAGTACAATGTTACCGTGGGCCAAAAAGTAAAAAGGGGCGACCTTATCGGCTTTGTGGGCAGTACGGGACGTTCCCAAGCGCCCCACGTACACTATGAGGTGTTCAAAGACGGGGAACGTATCAATCCTATCAACTTCTACTACGGAAGTTTATCTGCCGAAGAGTTTGACAACATGCTCCGATTGGCCAACCAAGAGAACCAATCACTGGATTAA